From Penaeus monodon isolate SGIC_2016 chromosome 6, NSTDA_Pmon_1, whole genome shotgun sequence, the proteins below share one genomic window:
- the LOC119574310 gene encoding transmembrane protein 42-like translates to MRGQLYAVVSGLFAALASLCGKYAMASSEAQDLCEATLMAFNYEEDVTKKIDLLCDQYAVVLRVLFFGLMVGVNCIMWTTFTKALRFSSTSLEATITNTAANFFFTAILGQVLFGEVVRSLWWMGTVLIISGLLLMHHASNIPPRKPGTRPKTH, encoded by the exons ATGCGTGGGCAGCTGTATGCAGTAGTGTCTGGGCTCTTTGCAGCCCTTGCAAGTTTGTGTGGAAAATATGCAATGGCCAGTTCTGAGGCTCAAGATCTATGTGAAGCTACACTTATGGCTTTTAACTATGAAGAggatgttacaaaaaaaatagatttgctCTGTGATCAG TATGCAGTTGTGTTGCGTGTCTTGTTCTTTGGCCTCATGGTTGGGGTGAATTGCATTATGTGGACAACATTTACAAAAGCTCTTCGCTTTTCATCAACTTCCCTAGAGGCTACTATTACTAACACTGCTGCAAACTTCTTCTTTACG GCTATTCTTGGACAGGTCTTGTTTGGAGAAGTTGTCAGAAGTTTATGGTGGATGGGTACAGTTCTTATCATTAGTGGACTCCTCCTTATGCATCATGCAAGCAATATTCCACCTCGAAAGCCAGGAACAAGACCTAAGACACATTAG